A stretch of the Massilia sp. W12 genome encodes the following:
- a CDS encoding YhdP family protein: MSNQPEAQQSAPSPARPTPPYARSWLGLLWHTLRASWRYANRSTHHVFGWFVKTVLVLYFLFALLLLGLRYLVLPNIDVYKPDLERLAARALGLPVAIERVYASWSGLHPNLFLGDVVIYDKSGAVALRLPSVSATLSWSSLWHADLRFSTLELARPDLDIRREQDGRIYVAGIHIDQKKSGDGSAADWLLHQREILIHDGRVRWNDVLRNAPELVLQDVHLNLRNEWRRHRAGLRATPPAEYGGMLDIRADFMHHPFARRISDMREWKGVLYADLRATDLAVWQAFVTYPFEIYQGKGSVRAWLDLDHARLARFTADLALEQFSGRLGRQLDRLELKQLTGRVEAREDYDPGKFPQDGQPAFGRYGHVVALQDFMLETQDGLTLQATALEERFQAAHGKEPESIRLQASSLNLQTLAALATRLPIGQAQRRLLHDLAPRGVLHNASLQWRGSYPDISSYRVKARFDNLALAPQVARAAKAAQGGMPAQAAAPAIPGFANLHGSIDASEHGGEIDLDTKNFNLQLPGWLDQGQIDFDQLSLRASWDLRQQHQALLTIDRLQAGFDGIELQASGRHWLPLEAGKGPGRIDMRAQIPRLPLAQIGRYLPQQTEPHLRHWLSHALEAGEARAVSLSLRGDLAHFPFAHGGAYGDHAFLVQGDLHQAKLNYTPGQHAKDGVAPLWPQAEEIQGRFLFDRGRLEVYGDSGKSRGMQLQKVRAVVADLMRHDAVLEIDGTAFGPLQGFIGYVSASPVYEWINHFTSETKTEGTAKLGLKLQLPLHHMIDAKVQGVLQLQNNTIQLWRDTPPLAAVSGRLEFNEKGIKLPGINTFFVGGPLAISGGSQADGAIQIKLSGNASSEGLRRAWSSSALQHLVGQMHGASRYQANIIVRKKQVEVVAESNLQGLTLNLPLPMKKSAAESWPLRVVNQMQIQEDGIARDEIRIQLGTLLQARYQRQRGQDGSWRVMRAGIGVNNPAPESDSGLALAAQVKSLNLDAWRQLAQQIGAGGAEPGGEMEETLFAPYLHAERIALRADELQLFGKRMQQLTLGATLQNGNWLVNVHSPQLSGHLNWDGGGEKRGSRLSARLGSLVIPESAAGEVSEIIEGKKLTRMPALDIVADEFELFNRKLGKLELQANYQSHSAREWQINRLHLQTAEAELLAKGNWQNGRTLLEFGLNVDDAGKMLERFGFANALRNGRGKLSGELQWQGMPYAFDVPSLSGKLKLSLGSGQFLKVEPGAAKLLSVLSLQALPRLLKLDFHDVFSEGFAFDEIKADALIAKGILQTDNLQMKGVNATVQMAGNVDIAAETQNMYVEVQPEINVGTASMVYALAVNPAVGLGSFLAQMFLKTPVSKVFSFHYQVSGSWKEPQVSKTEARTASAPASK; encoded by the coding sequence ATGTCGAATCAGCCAGAAGCGCAGCAAAGCGCGCCCTCTCCCGCGCGGCCTACGCCGCCGTATGCCCGTTCCTGGCTGGGACTGCTCTGGCATACCCTGCGCGCCAGCTGGCGCTACGCCAACCGCAGCACGCACCATGTGTTTGGCTGGTTCGTGAAAACGGTTTTAGTCCTGTATTTCCTGTTTGCCTTGCTGCTGCTGGGTTTGCGCTACCTGGTGTTGCCGAATATCGATGTGTATAAACCTGATCTGGAGCGTTTAGCGGCGCGCGCGCTCGGTTTGCCGGTGGCGATTGAGCGGGTGTACGCCTCCTGGAGCGGCTTGCATCCGAATCTGTTTTTGGGCGATGTGGTGATTTATGACAAGAGCGGCGCGGTGGCTTTGCGCCTGCCCAGCGTTTCCGCCACCTTGTCATGGAGCAGTTTGTGGCATGCGGATTTGCGTTTTTCCACTCTGGAGCTGGCGCGTCCGGATTTGGATATCCGGCGCGAGCAGGATGGCCGCATTTATGTCGCCGGCATCCATATCGACCAGAAAAAAAGCGGAGATGGCAGCGCCGCCGACTGGCTTTTACATCAGCGTGAGATTTTGATTCACGACGGACGGGTGCGCTGGAATGATGTCTTGCGCAATGCGCCCGAGCTGGTGCTGCAAGATGTTCATCTGAATTTGCGCAATGAATGGCGGCGTCATCGCGCCGGCTTGCGCGCCACCCCGCCGGCGGAATATGGCGGCATGCTGGATATCCGCGCCGATTTTATGCACCACCCGTTTGCACGCCGCATTTCTGATATGCGCGAATGGAAGGGCGTGCTGTATGCCGATCTGCGCGCCACCGATCTGGCGGTGTGGCAGGCGTTTGTGACGTATCCCTTTGAAATTTACCAGGGCAAGGGTTCGGTGCGAGCCTGGCTGGATCTGGACCATGCGCGCCTGGCCCGCTTCACCGCTGATCTGGCGCTTGAGCAGTTTTCCGGGCGGCTCGGGCGTCAGCTCGACCGCCTCGAATTAAAACAACTCACAGGCCGGGTCGAAGCGCGTGAGGATTATGATCCCGGGAAATTTCCGCAAGATGGTCAGCCGGCGTTTGGCCGTTACGGCCATGTGGTGGCGCTGCAGGATTTTATGCTGGAGACGCAAGATGGTTTAACACTGCAGGCGACAGCGCTGGAAGAGCGTTTCCAGGCCGCGCACGGCAAGGAGCCGGAATCGATACGCCTGCAAGCCAGCAGTTTGAATTTGCAAACTCTGGCCGCCTTGGCCACCCGCCTGCCTATCGGTCAGGCGCAGCGCCGTTTATTGCATGACCTGGCCCCGCGCGGCGTCTTGCATAACGCCAGTTTGCAATGGCGCGGCAGTTATCCGGATATTTCTTCATATCGGGTCAAGGCGCGCTTTGATAATCTGGCGCTGGCGCCGCAAGTTGCGCGCGCCGCCAAGGCCGCGCAAGGCGGCATGCCGGCGCAAGCCGCCGCCCCGGCGATTCCCGGCTTTGCCAATTTGCATGGCAGCATCGACGCCAGCGAGCATGGCGGCGAGATTGATCTGGATACGAAAAACTTTAATCTGCAATTGCCAGGCTGGCTGGATCAGGGGCAGATTGATTTTGATCAACTCAGCTTGCGCGCCAGCTGGGATTTGCGCCAGCAACATCAGGCATTATTGACAATTGACCGCTTGCAAGCCGGCTTTGACGGTATTGAGCTGCAAGCTTCGGGCCGTCATTGGCTGCCGCTGGAAGCCGGCAAAGGGCCGGGGCGGATCGATATGCGGGCGCAAATTCCGCGCCTGCCGCTGGCGCAAATCGGACGTTATCTGCCGCAACAAACCGAGCCGCATTTACGTCATTGGCTAAGTCATGCTCTGGAAGCCGGCGAGGCGCGGGCGGTGAGCCTGAGTTTGCGCGGCGATCTGGCGCATTTTCCGTTTGCCCACGGCGGCGCGTATGGCGACCATGCTTTTCTGGTGCAGGGAGATTTGCATCAGGCCAAATTGAATTACACCCCCGGCCAACACGCCAAAGATGGCGTGGCCCCGTTGTGGCCGCAGGCGGAAGAAATTCAGGGCCGCTTTTTATTCGACCGTGGCCGGCTGGAAGTGTATGGCGACAGTGGTAAGTCGCGCGGCATGCAATTGCAAAAAGTGCGTGCGGTGGTGGCGGATTTGATGCGGCATGATGCGGTGCTGGAAATTGACGGCACGGCTTTTGGCCCATTGCAGGGGTTTATCGGCTATGTCAGCGCCAGCCCGGTGTATGAATGGATCAATCATTTCACCAGCGAAACCAAAACCGAAGGCACAGCCAAGCTCGGCCTGAAATTGCAATTACCCTTACATCATATGATTGACGCCAAAGTGCAAGGCGTCTTGCAGCTGCAAAATAATACGATTCAGCTGTGGCGCGACACCCCGCCGCTGGCGGCGGTCAGCGGGCGTCTGGAGTTCAATGAAAAAGGCATCAAACTGCCAGGCATCAACACCTTTTTTGTCGGCGGCCCGCTGGCCATCAGCGGCGGCAGCCAAGCCGACGGCGCGATTCAGATCAAACTCAGCGGCAATGCCAGCAGCGAAGGGCTGCGGCGCGCCTGGAGCAGCAGCGCCTTGCAGCATCTGGTCGGGCAGATGCATGGCGCGAGCCGCTATCAAGCCAATATCATCGTCCGCAAAAAGCAAGTGGAAGTGGTGGCGGAAAGCAATTTGCAAGGCTTGACGCTGAATTTGCCTCTGCCGATGAAAAAAAGCGCAGCCGAAAGCTGGCCTTTGCGGGTGGTGAATCAAATGCAAATCCAGGAAGATGGCATCGCGCGCGATGAAATCCGCATCCAGCTCGGCACGCTCTTGCAAGCACGCTATCAGCGCCAGCGTGGTCAGGACGGTTCCTGGCGCGTGATGCGCGCCGGCATCGGCGTCAATAACCCGGCGCCGGAATCTGACAGCGGGTTGGCGCTGGCAGCCCAGGTCAAGAGTTTGAATCTGGACGCCTGGCGGCAATTGGCGCAGCAAATCGGGGCCGGCGGCGCAGAGCCGGGCGGCGAAATGGAGGAAACGCTTTTCGCCCCCTATTTGCATGCCGAGCGGATTGCCTTGCGTGCGGATGAATTGCAGCTGTTTGGCAAACGCATGCAGCAGCTGACGCTGGGCGCCACGCTGCAAAATGGCAATTGGCTGGTGAATGTGCACTCGCCGCAGTTAAGCGGGCATTTGAACTGGGATGGCGGCGGCGAAAAGCGCGGCAGCCGCCTGAGTGCGCGCCTGGGCAGTCTGGTGATTCCTGAATCGGCGGCGGGCGAAGTCAGTGAGATCATCGAAGGCAAGAAGCTGACCCGCATGCCGGCGCTGGACATCGTGGCGGATGAGTTTGAATTGTTCAATCGCAAATTGGGCAAGCTCGAATTACAGGCCAATTATCAGTCGCACAGCGCGCGCGAATGGCAAATCAACCGCCTGCATCTGCAAACCGCAGAGGCGGAATTGCTGGCCAAAGGAAATTGGCAAAATGGCCGCACTTTGCTCGAATTCGGTTTGAATGTGGATGACGCCGGTAAAATGCTGGAGCGCTTCGGTTTCGCCAATGCCTTGCGCAACGGGCGCGGCAAATTGAGCGGCGAATTACAATGGCAGGGCATGCCGTATGCCTTTGATGTGCCGAGTTTGTCCGGCAAACTCAAGCTTAGCCTGGGCAGCGGCCAATTTTTGAAGGTCGAGCCGGGCGCCGCCAAATTGCTCTCTGTGCTCAGTCTGCAGGCTTTGCCGCGTTTGCTCAAACTTGATTTTCATGATGTATTCTCAGAAGGATTCGCGTTTGATGAAATCAAGGCCGACGCCTTGATCGCCAAGGGCATATTGCAGACGGATAATTTGCAAATGAAAGGCGTCAACGCCACGGTGCAGATGGCGGGTAATGTCGATATCGCGGCTGAAACGCAAAATATGTATGTGGAAGTGCAGCCGGAAATCAATGTCGGCACCGCTTCCATGGTGTATGCGCTGGCCGTCAATCCGGCTGTCGGCCTGGGTTCATTCCTGGCGCAAATGTTTTTGAAAACCCCGGTCTCCAAGGTGTTTTCATTTCACTATCAGGTCAGCGGTTCATGGAAGGAGCCGCAGGTGAGTAAAACCGAGGCGCGCACGGCCAGTGCGCCGGCCTCCAAATGA
- a CDS encoding carbon-nitrogen hydrolase family protein, with protein sequence MMKVAAVQMVSGVDVARNIARAQALVAQAAGQGAQLVLLPEYWAIMGQSDRDKVGVRETLGGGPIQDAMQEMARRHGVWLAGGTLPLSCDDPGKVFNSTLVFNPAGERVARYDKIHLFGFKKDNEAYDEAQTIVPGRDVATVETPAGKTGLAVCYDLRFPELFRAAGDVKLWLLSAAFTWTTGSKHWETLLRARAIENQCYVLASAQGGTHENGRRTWGHSMLIDPWGDILACVEEGEGVAAGEFDLQRMAEVRSSLPALQHRRL encoded by the coding sequence ATGATGAAAGTGGCGGCAGTGCAAATGGTGTCCGGGGTGGATGTGGCGCGCAATATTGCGCGCGCGCAGGCGCTGGTGGCGCAGGCAGCCGGGCAGGGCGCGCAACTGGTCTTGTTGCCGGAGTATTGGGCGATTATGGGACAGAGTGACCGCGATAAGGTGGGCGTGCGCGAAACGCTGGGAGGCGGGCCGATTCAAGACGCCATGCAAGAGATGGCGCGCCGCCACGGCGTGTGGCTGGCCGGCGGCACTTTGCCGCTGTCCTGCGATGATCCGGGCAAGGTGTTCAACAGCACCCTGGTGTTCAATCCCGCCGGCGAACGGGTGGCGCGCTATGACAAAATCCATCTATTCGGCTTCAAGAAAGATAACGAAGCCTATGATGAGGCGCAAACCATTGTGCCGGGGCGCGATGTGGCGACAGTCGAAACCCCGGCTGGCAAAACCGGGCTGGCGGTGTGTTATGACCTGCGCTTCCCGGAGCTGTTCCGCGCCGCCGGCGATGTCAAGCTGTGGCTGCTGTCCGCCGCATTCACCTGGACCACCGGCAGCAAACATTGGGAAACCCTGCTGCGCGCGCGCGCAATTGAAAATCAGTGTTATGTGCTCGCTTCAGCTCAGGGCGGCACGCATGAAAACGGGCGCCGCACCTGGGGCCACAGCATGTTAATCGACCCCTGGGGCGACATATTGGCTTGCGTGGAAGAAGGCGAGGGCGTTGCGGCAGGCGAATTTGACTTGCAGCGCATGGCAGAGGTGCGCAGCAGCTTGCCGGCTTTGCAGCACCGGCGCCTGTAA
- the aroG gene encoding 3-deoxy-7-phosphoheptulonate synthase AroG, with protein sequence MRRTDDLRIREMKELIPPSHLIREFSVTEAAGETVANAREKLHAILHGMDDRVMVVIGPCSIHDTKAAMEYARLLSEQRQRFIGELEIVMRVYFEKPRTTVGWKGLINDPYLDNSFRINDGLRMAREMLLDINELGLPAGTEFLDVISPQYIADLISWGAIGARTTESQVHRELASGLSCPVGFKNGTDGNVKIAAEAIKAASQPHHFLSVTKGGHSAIVSTNGNEDCHVILRGGKTPNYDAASVEAACSDLAKLGLASRLMIDASHANSSKKPENQIPVCADIASQIAAGNTRIVGVMVESHLKAGRQDLVPGKELEYGKSVTDGCIDWAASVAVLENLAQSVRERRLRVIGAEK encoded by the coding sequence ATGCGTCGCACCGATGACTTACGAATCCGCGAAATGAAGGAGTTGATTCCGCCGTCCCATTTGATCCGCGAATTTTCCGTGACAGAAGCTGCCGGCGAAACCGTCGCCAATGCGCGCGAAAAGCTGCATGCCATCTTGCATGGCATGGATGACCGTGTGATGGTGGTGATCGGGCCATGCTCAATCCATGACACCAAGGCGGCCATGGAATACGCGCGTTTGCTCAGCGAACAGCGCCAGCGCTTTATCGGCGAGCTGGAAATCGTGATGCGGGTATATTTTGAAAAACCGCGCACCACCGTGGGCTGGAAAGGCTTGATCAACGACCCCTATCTGGATAACAGTTTCCGCATCAATGACGGGCTGCGCATGGCGCGTGAAATGCTGCTCGATATCAATGAATTGGGTTTGCCGGCTGGCACCGAGTTTTTGGATGTGATCAGCCCGCAGTACATCGCTGATTTAATTTCCTGGGGCGCAATCGGCGCACGCACCACGGAGTCGCAAGTGCATCGCGAATTGGCGTCCGGCTTGTCCTGCCCGGTCGGCTTTAAAAATGGCACGGATGGCAATGTCAAAATTGCCGCCGAAGCGATCAAGGCCGCATCCCAGCCGCATCATTTCCTCTCCGTCACCAAGGGCGGACATTCGGCGATTGTCTCGACCAACGGGAATGAGGATTGTCATGTGATTTTACGGGGCGGCAAAACCCCGAATTATGATGCCGCCAGCGTTGAAGCGGCTTGCAGCGATCTGGCCAAACTGGGCCTGGCTTCGCGCCTGATGATTGACGCTTCACATGCCAACAGCTCGAAAAAGCCGGAAAACCAAATTCCGGTGTGTGCCGATATCGCCAGCCAGATCGCGGCCGGCAATACCCGCATCGTTGGCGTGATGGTGGAATCGCATCTGAAAGCCGGGCGTCAGGATCTGGTTCCGGGCAAGGAACTGGAATACGGCAAATCCGTCACCGATGGCTGCATTGATTGGGCCGCCAGCGTGGCGGTATTGGAAAATCTGGCGCAGTCCGTGCGCGAGCGCCGTTTGCGGGTGATCGGCGCAGAAAAATAA
- the tldD gene encoding metalloprotease TldD, with protein sequence MTAFEPNFSSLAIAREVLLAPAGLDESDLQRSLAHMFAHKVDYADLYFQFTKSESWGLEEGIVKSGSFSIDQGVGVRAVSGDKTAFSYSDEISAPILLEAAEATRTIARQGAGKIKLPGSMQQHGGRSLYLPLDPLDSLSATEKVALLERLEKMARALDPRVIQVMASLAGEYDVILVARSDGVLAADVRPLVRISIQVIVEQNGRRESGQSGGGRRLDYRYFTDDVLQSYAQQAVQTALVNLDARPAPAGPMTVVLGPGWPGVLLHEAIGHGLEGDFNRKGASAFSGRIGERVAAPGVTVVDDGTLAHRRGSLNIDDEGNPTQCTTLIEDGYLRGYLQDSLNARLMKSAITGNGRRESFACLPLPRMTNTYMLNGAHTREEIIQSVKHGLYAVNFGGGQVDITSGKFVFSASEAYMIENGKVTYPVKGATLIGNGPDVLQRVSMIGNDLELDAGVGVCGKDGQSVPVGVGQPSLRVEELTVGGTAN encoded by the coding sequence ATGACAGCATTTGAACCGAATTTTTCCAGCCTGGCGATTGCGCGCGAAGTCTTATTGGCGCCAGCCGGCCTGGATGAGTCTGATTTGCAGCGCAGCCTGGCGCATATGTTTGCGCACAAAGTCGATTACGCCGATTTGTATTTTCAATTCACCAAGTCAGAAAGCTGGGGCTTGGAAGAGGGCATAGTGAAAAGCGGCAGTTTTTCGATTGACCAGGGGGTGGGCGTGCGCGCCGTATCGGGCGATAAAACCGCATTCTCATATTCTGATGAAATTTCCGCACCGATTTTGCTGGAAGCCGCAGAAGCCACGCGCACCATTGCGCGCCAGGGCGCCGGCAAGATCAAATTGCCGGGCAGCATGCAGCAGCACGGTGGCCGCAGCCTGTATTTACCGCTCGATCCGCTGGATTCTTTAAGCGCAACCGAAAAAGTGGCTTTGCTTGAACGTCTGGAAAAAATGGCGCGCGCCCTGGACCCGCGCGTCATCCAGGTTATGGCCAGCCTGGCGGGCGAATACGATGTGATTCTGGTGGCGCGCAGCGATGGCGTGCTGGCGGCGGATGTGCGGCCGCTGGTGCGGATCTCGATCCAGGTCATTGTTGAGCAAAACGGGCGGCGCGAAAGCGGCCAGTCCGGCGGCGGGCGGCGCCTGGATTACCGCTATTTCACCGATGATGTTTTGCAAAGCTATGCGCAGCAGGCGGTGCAAACGGCGCTGGTGAATCTGGATGCGCGGCCTGCTCCAGCCGGCCCGATGACGGTGGTGTTGGGGCCGGGCTGGCCCGGTGTGTTGTTGCATGAAGCGATCGGACATGGCCTGGAAGGCGATTTCAACCGTAAAGGCGCCAGCGCATTCTCGGGCCGCATCGGCGAGCGTGTCGCCGCCCCCGGCGTCACCGTGGTTGATGACGGCACCCTGGCGCACCGGCGCGGCTCATTGAATATCGATGATGAGGGCAACCCGACCCAATGCACAACCCTGATTGAAGACGGCTATTTGCGCGGCTATTTGCAAGACAGTTTGAACGCACGCCTGATGAAAAGCGCGATCACCGGCAATGGCCGGCGTGAATCCTTCGCCTGCCTGCCGCTGCCGCGCATGACCAATACCTATATGCTGAATGGGGCCCATACGCGCGAGGAAATTATTCAAAGCGTCAAACATGGTTTGTATGCGGTCAATTTCGGCGGCGGTCAGGTTGATATCACCAGCGGCAAATTCGTTTTCTCGGCCAGCGAAGCTTATATGATCGAGAATGGAAAAGTGACTTATCCGGTCAAGGGCGCAACCCTGATCGGAAATGGCCCTGATGTGCTGCAAAGAGTGAGCATGATAGGTAATGATTTGGAACTCGATGCCGGCGTCGGGGTCTGCGGCAAGGACGGGCAGAGCGTGCCGGTGGGCGTGGGGCAACCCAGTTTGCGGGTGGAAGAACTGACCGTTGGCGGCACCGCCAATTGA